In the Deltaproteobacteria bacterium genome, one interval contains:
- a CDS encoding TRAP transporter large permease subunit → MDASQWLALGIFAVTIAAVVSNRIDSTLSALLGVSAMIWLGVMTEVDAFGYVDWNVMSILVSVWLIAGYFGHSGVPSWLSLQALRLSGGRPGLLVMILAFLAGIISMFVDNVVTILMMTPVALPLARAMKLAAAPVILMIGFGANFMGTALIIGDLPPQMLHGVAGAEFFDFIWQFGRPSSFPILLVTFLITLAAMYAYGFRGRERVRDIAALGIDARIPNPLFASVVVLWFVGTVVAMSFREALDVKLGFIALTGAVTLVLALTLLGSRAKAPSIEAMVGELDWRAIFFYIALFALVGGLEKSHILELLAGGIKPLFAQSYPLGATVLYWITIPIVGLVEHDAYILTFLYTIRDLGHAGIEPWPLYWMLLWSGTLGSNLSIAGAPALYVALSLAEKEEGRKISLREFLAWSVPFTLVCSIVCYALGMLIWVLPYAN, encoded by the coding sequence ATGGACGCATCGCAGTGGCTGGCGCTGGGCATCTTCGCCGTCACGATCGCGGCCGTCGTCAGCAACCGGATCGACAGCACGCTCTCCGCGCTGCTCGGCGTGAGCGCGATGATCTGGCTCGGCGTGATGACGGAGGTCGACGCGTTCGGCTACGTCGACTGGAACGTGATGTCGATCCTGGTCAGCGTCTGGCTGATCGCGGGCTACTTCGGGCACAGCGGCGTGCCGAGCTGGCTCTCGCTGCAGGCGCTGCGGCTCTCCGGCGGGCGGCCGGGGCTGCTGGTGATGATCCTCGCTTTCCTGGCCGGGATCATCTCGATGTTCGTCGACAACGTCGTGACCATCCTGATGATGACGCCGGTCGCGCTGCCGCTGGCGCGCGCGATGAAGCTCGCCGCCGCGCCGGTGATCCTGATGATCGGCTTCGGCGCGAACTTCATGGGCACCGCGCTGATCATCGGCGACCTGCCGCCGCAGATGCTGCACGGCGTGGCCGGCGCGGAGTTCTTCGACTTCATCTGGCAGTTCGGCCGGCCGTCGTCGTTTCCGATCCTGCTCGTCACGTTCCTGATCACGCTGGCCGCGATGTACGCCTACGGCTTCCGCGGCCGCGAGCGCGTGCGCGACATCGCGGCGCTCGGCATCGACGCGCGCATCCCCAATCCCCTGTTCGCCTCGGTCGTGGTGCTCTGGTTCGTGGGCACCGTGGTGGCGATGTCGTTCCGCGAGGCGCTCGACGTGAAGCTCGGCTTCATCGCGCTCACCGGCGCGGTCACGCTCGTGCTGGCGCTCACCCTGCTCGGCAGCCGCGCGAAGGCGCCGAGCATCGAGGCGATGGTCGGCGAGCTCGACTGGCGCGCGATCTTCTTCTACATCGCGCTCTTCGCGCTGGTCGGCGGGCTCGAGAAGAGCCACATCCTCGAGCTGCTCGCCGGCGGGATCAAGCCGCTCTTCGCGCAGAGCTACCCGCTCGGCGCGACGGTGCTGTACTGGATCACGATCCCGATCGTCGGGCTGGTCGAGCACGACGCGTACATCCTCACGTTCCTGTACACGATCCGGGACCTGGGCCACGCCGGGATCGAGCCCTGGCCGCTGTACTGGATGCTGCTCTGGTCGGGGACGCTCGGCAGCAACCTCAGCATCGCGGGCGCGCCCGCGCTCTACGTCGCGCTGAGCCTGGCCGAGAAGGAAGAGGGTCGGAAGATCTCGCTGCGCGAGTTCCTGGCCTGGAGCGTGCCGTTCACGCTGGTCTGCTCCATCGTCTGCTACGCGCTGGGCATGCTGATCTGGGTGCTACCGTACGCGAACTAG
- a CDS encoding GNAT family N-acetyltransferase, translated as MTLRVATAADLPALRELIPDSVRALGRGHYTPEQIESAIRHVFGVDTQLVADGTYFVALVGDAIAGCGGWSRRRTLFGGDQMKSGPDPLLDPAREPARIRAFFVRPEHARRGVGSRLMEACIRAARADGFRALALAATLPGEPLYRAFGFEPSERIDTRLPDGVTVPFILMSRSIEP; from the coding sequence ATGACCTTGCGAGTCGCGACCGCGGCGGATCTTCCCGCCCTGCGCGAGCTGATCCCCGACTCGGTGCGCGCGCTCGGCCGCGGCCACTACACGCCCGAGCAGATCGAGAGCGCGATCCGACACGTCTTCGGCGTGGACACGCAGCTCGTCGCCGACGGCACCTACTTCGTCGCGCTTGTTGGCGACGCGATCGCGGGCTGCGGCGGCTGGAGCCGGCGCCGAACGCTCTTCGGCGGCGACCAGATGAAGAGCGGCCCCGATCCGCTGCTCGATCCCGCACGCGAGCCAGCGCGGATCCGCGCGTTCTTCGTGCGGCCCGAGCACGCGCGCCGCGGCGTGGGCTCGCGGCTCATGGAGGCGTGCATCCGGGCGGCGCGCGCCGACGGCTTCCGCGCGCTCGCGCTCGCCGCGACGCTTCCCGGCGAGCCGCTCTACCGCGCCTTCGGCTTCGAGCCGAGCGAGCGGATCGACACGCGGCTTCCCGACGGAGTCACGGTCCCGTTCATCCTCATGTCGCGGTCGATCGAGCCGTGA
- a CDS encoding DEAD/DEAH box helicase encodes MHVPFTSFGLHPSLLKGIKELGFTRPTPIQEQAIPPALLHRDVLACATTGSGKTAAFLLPILHQLIERKRGTTYALVLTPTRELAAQILEDLNDLAVHTPISGAAVFGGVGMGAQEHAFRSGVGVIVATPGRLLDHFRAPYAKLRGLEFLVLDEADRMLDMGFLPDIKRVLKHIPAKRQTLFFSATMPPPIAELTRELLHDPATINLARQAAPAIGITQAVYPVSGEKKGPLLLTLLESGLIKDALVFTRTKHRADRLAAFLIKARIKAERIHGNRSQSQRTAALAGFKSGKHRVLVATDIAARGIDVEALGHVVNFDVPKVPEDYIHRVGRTARAEATGDAFTFVSHEEEADVARIERAIGKRLPRVTVPDFDYGPQGVPSIAPPASRSPQHGRRGSGGGGGGSGSRSRSGSGGGRGRGRGRGRAR; translated from the coding sequence ATTCACGTGCCTTTCACTTCGTTCGGGCTGCATCCCAGCCTTCTCAAGGGAATCAAGGAGCTGGGATTCACCCGGCCCACACCGATCCAGGAGCAGGCCATCCCGCCTGCGCTCTTGCACCGAGACGTGCTCGCGTGCGCGACCACCGGCAGCGGCAAGACCGCCGCGTTCCTGCTGCCCATCCTCCACCAGCTGATCGAGCGCAAGCGCGGCACGACCTACGCGCTGGTGCTCACGCCCACCCGCGAGCTCGCCGCGCAGATCCTCGAGGACCTGAACGACCTGGCCGTGCACACGCCGATCTCCGGCGCGGCCGTCTTCGGCGGCGTCGGAATGGGCGCGCAGGAGCACGCGTTCCGCAGCGGTGTAGGGGTGATCGTCGCCACGCCCGGCCGCCTGCTCGACCACTTCCGCGCGCCCTACGCGAAGCTGCGAGGACTCGAGTTCCTCGTGCTCGACGAAGCGGACCGGATGCTCGACATGGGCTTCCTGCCCGACATCAAGCGCGTGCTGAAGCACATCCCCGCGAAGCGGCAGACGCTGTTCTTCAGCGCCACCATGCCTCCGCCGATCGCGGAGCTGACGCGCGAGCTGCTCCACGATCCCGCCACGATCAACCTCGCACGCCAGGCGGCTCCCGCGATCGGCATCACGCAGGCGGTCTACCCGGTGAGCGGCGAGAAGAAGGGCCCGCTTCTGCTCACGCTGCTCGAGAGCGGGCTGATAAAGGACGCGCTCGTCTTCACGCGCACCAAGCACCGCGCCGATCGGCTCGCCGCGTTCCTGATCAAGGCCCGGATCAAGGCCGAGCGGATCCACGGCAACCGCTCGCAGTCGCAGCGCACCGCGGCGCTGGCCGGCTTCAAGAGCGGCAAGCACCGCGTGCTGGTCGCCACCGACATCGCGGCGCGTGGAATCGACGTCGAGGCGCTCGGCCACGTCGTGAACTTCGACGTGCCCAAGGTGCCCGAGGACTACATCCACCGCGTCGGCCGCACCGCGCGCGCCGAGGCGACCGGCGACGCCTTCACCTTCGTCTCGCACGAGGAGGAGGCCGATGTCGCGCGAATCGAGCGCGCGATCGGAAAGCGCCTGCCGCGCGTGACGGTGCCCGACTTCGACTACGGCCCGCAGGGCGTGCCGAGCATCGCGCCGCCGGCCTCGCGGTCGCCGCAGCACGGTCGACGCGGCTCCGGCGGAGGCGGCGGCGGATCCGGCTCCCGGTCGCGGAGCGGGAGCGGAGGCGGGAGAGGTCGCGGCCGCGGTCGCGGTCGGGCGCGCTAG
- a CDS encoding universal stress protein, protein MYTHILVPTDGSPLSRAAVRDAIALARALGARITGLFAAPAATPILFRNRLPAGYSTTRKNEELIEKAAATHLGQIEKAAKAAGVPCSSVCVKSDFPADAILAEAKRRKCDLIVMASHGRRGIRGLLLGSETQKVLAQAKVPVLVHRPSR, encoded by the coding sequence ATGTACACGCACATCCTGGTTCCGACCGACGGCTCGCCGCTCTCGCGAGCCGCCGTCCGCGACGCGATCGCGCTGGCCCGCGCTCTGGGCGCGCGAATCACGGGGCTCTTCGCGGCGCCGGCCGCGACGCCGATCCTGTTCCGCAATCGCCTGCCCGCCGGCTACTCGACCACGCGCAAGAACGAGGAGCTGATCGAGAAGGCCGCGGCGACGCACCTGGGCCAGATCGAGAAGGCCGCGAAGGCGGCCGGGGTGCCCTGCAGCAGCGTCTGCGTGAAGAGCGATTTTCCCGCCGACGCGATCCTGGCCGAGGCGAAGCGGCGCAAGTGCGACCTGATCGTGATGGCCTCGCACGGCCGGCGCGGAATCCGCGGCCTGCTGCTCGGCAGCGAGACGCAGAAGGTGCTCGCGCAGGCGAAGGTCCCCGTTCTGGTGCACCGCCCGTCGCGCTGA
- a CDS encoding LLM class F420-dependent oxidoreductase, translating into MKVDAGLLGGLEEVPRRIRELEAAGYDGAITAETSHDPFFPLLLAAEHSTRIELMTSIAVAFARNPMILANLAHDLNAFSKGRFILGLGSQIQPHITKRFSQPWSHPAARMRELILAMRAIWACWYEGKKLEFRGEFYTHTLMTPMFTPTDTQHGVPRVFLAAVGPLMTEVAGETADGMIAHAFTTERYLREVTLPALSRGLAKSGRARKDFQIAFPAFVVTGADEKSWMAQRTAVCKQIAFYGSTPAYRPVLELHGWGGLQGELNGLSKQGKWDEMGERIDDRILEAFAIVGTPDEIVPKLASRYGDVVDRVTLTFGGGGKQSPRELIAKLHG; encoded by the coding sequence ATGAAGGTCGATGCAGGATTGCTGGGCGGTCTCGAAGAGGTGCCGAGGCGCATTCGCGAGCTCGAGGCCGCAGGCTACGACGGCGCGATCACGGCCGAGACGTCGCACGACCCGTTCTTTCCGCTGCTCCTTGCGGCCGAGCACAGCACGCGGATCGAGCTCATGACCTCGATCGCGGTGGCGTTCGCGCGCAACCCGATGATCCTGGCGAACCTTGCGCACGACCTGAACGCGTTCTCGAAGGGGCGCTTCATCCTCGGGCTCGGCTCGCAGATCCAGCCGCACATCACCAAGCGCTTCAGCCAGCCGTGGTCGCACCCGGCCGCGCGGATGCGCGAGCTGATCCTGGCCATGCGCGCGATCTGGGCCTGCTGGTACGAGGGCAAGAAGCTCGAGTTCCGCGGCGAGTTCTACACCCACACGCTGATGACGCCGATGTTCACGCCCACCGACACGCAGCACGGCGTGCCGCGCGTGTTCCTGGCCGCGGTCGGGCCGCTGATGACCGAGGTCGCGGGCGAGACCGCGGACGGAATGATCGCGCACGCCTTCACCACCGAGCGCTACCTGCGCGAGGTGACGCTTCCCGCGCTCTCGCGCGGGCTCGCGAAGTCCGGCCGCGCGCGCAAGGACTTCCAGATCGCCTTCCCCGCGTTCGTGGTCACCGGCGCCGACGAGAAGTCGTGGATGGCGCAGCGAACCGCCGTCTGCAAGCAGATCGCGTTCTACGGCTCGACGCCGGCCTATCGCCCGGTGCTCGAGCTGCACGGCTGGGGCGGGCTGCAGGGCGAGCTCAATGGCTTGAGCAAGCAGGGCAAGTGGGACGAGATGGGCGAGCGCATCGACGACCGCATCCTCGAGGCGTTCGCGATCGTCGGCACGCCCGACGAGATCGTGCCCAAGCTCGCGTCGCGCTACGGCGACGTGGTCGACCGCGTCACGCTCACGTTCGGAGGCGGCGGGAAGCAGAGCCCGCGCGAGCTGATCGCGAAGCTTCACGGCTAG
- a CDS encoding DUF3307 domain-containing protein — protein MEQLFLFIVAHAVCDGVLQGEAMGSGKSRRRDMAAARGPGFPPWYYWLGAHGITHGGAVYLISGLWPLGALEAAIHVAIDFMKCEGRLSFNQDQGLHLVCKLVYVAILA, from the coding sequence ATGGAGCAGCTCTTTCTCTTCATCGTCGCGCACGCGGTCTGCGACGGGGTGCTGCAGGGCGAGGCGATGGGGAGCGGGAAGAGCCGCCGGCGCGACATGGCGGCGGCCCGCGGGCCCGGCTTTCCGCCCTGGTACTACTGGCTCGGCGCACACGGGATCACCCACGGTGGCGCGGTCTACCTGATCTCGGGCCTGTGGCCGCTCGGCGCGCTCGAGGCGGCGATCCACGTCGCGATCGACTTCATGAAGTGCGAGGGCCGCCTCTCCTTCAACCAGGACCAGGGGCTGCACCTGGTCTGCAAGCTGGTCTACGTCGCGATCCTGGCGTAG
- a CDS encoding dienelactone hydrolase family protein — MAQPRKLGALSTGYPRILPPTPTALRTPADGLVEGAVWVPVEDGELPGYRAMPAGAGPHPILLVVQEIFGVDEYLKDICRRAAHAGYVAIAPELYAREARPGECETLEAVLEIVRNAPDVRVLGDLDASAEFAVRECSGDPTRIGVTGFCWGGRIVWLYAAHEARLRAGIAWYGRLVGDTDPRHPRQPLDVAPELRVPVLGLYGSEDTGIPLETVERMKTALDASDSGSTFVVYEGAPHAFHADYRSSYRPEPARDGWARMLAWLRAHGA, encoded by the coding sequence ATGGCCCAGCCGCGCAAGCTCGGAGCGCTCTCGACCGGATACCCGCGAATCCTGCCGCCGACGCCGACGGCGCTGCGCACACCCGCGGACGGGCTGGTCGAGGGAGCGGTCTGGGTGCCGGTCGAAGACGGCGAGCTGCCAGGGTACCGGGCGATGCCCGCCGGCGCGGGGCCGCACCCGATCCTGCTCGTCGTCCAGGAGATCTTCGGCGTCGACGAGTACCTGAAGGACATCTGTCGGCGCGCGGCGCACGCGGGCTACGTCGCGATCGCGCCCGAGCTCTACGCCCGCGAGGCCCGGCCCGGCGAGTGCGAGACGCTCGAAGCCGTGCTCGAGATCGTCCGCAACGCGCCCGATGTGCGCGTGCTCGGCGATCTGGACGCGAGCGCGGAGTTCGCCGTGCGCGAGTGCTCGGGCGACCCGACACGGATCGGCGTCACCGGCTTCTGCTGGGGCGGGCGGATCGTCTGGCTCTACGCCGCGCACGAGGCGCGGCTGCGCGCCGGCATCGCCTGGTACGGGCGGCTGGTGGGCGACACCGACCCGCGTCACCCCCGCCAGCCGCTCGACGTCGCCCCCGAGCTGCGCGTGCCCGTGCTCGGCCTGTACGGCTCCGAAGACACCGGCATCCCGCTCGAGACCGTCGAGCGGATGAAGACCGCGCTCGACGCCTCCGATTCGGGCTCGACGTTCGTGGTCTACGAGGGCGCCCCGCACGCCTTCCACGCCGACTACCGCTCCAGCTACCGGCCCGAGCCCGCGCGCGACGGCTGGGCGCGGATGCTGGCCTGGCTGCGAGCGCACGGCGCGTAG
- a CDS encoding class I SAM-dependent RNA methyltransferase, with product MYASPETSTTSGCVQPRARISSALVGRNSSLEAGFVRRMGAAEYSLRRVSEEIPPCPHRPPCPGCPNYGEPGIARGAALRLAELASRAGLPGPEVHVGAALGFRTRARLAVRGRARAPKLGIFAEGTHRVTDIPRCRIHHPLVNEVAAALRRAIRASGVAPYGEDSKLGQLRYAQIAVERATSRAQVVLVGNDATPDPLRSTFTALERELGPRLSGLFWNGNPGGANAILGPLWERVSGEEALRETIAGVDVFQPPGAFGQSHAGLFEVLASRARAAVPDGARVLELFAGTGAIGLGLLGRARSVALNEISAHGLRGLELGIAARPADERSRAEILPGDAADFADRLGSADSAIVDPPRRGLGPALVDAIRAHPPAQLVYASCGLDAFLREASRWLDAGVLELRRLECFALFPYTEHVETLGVFARP from the coding sequence ATGTACGCGTCGCCCGAGACCAGCACGACGTCGGGCTGCGTCCAGCCGCGCGCGCGGATCTCGTCCGCGCTGGTGGGCAGGAACTCGTCGCTGGAGGCGGGCTTCGTGCGGCGCATGGGGGCCGCGGAGTATAGCCTCCGCCGCGTGAGCGAAGAGATCCCTCCCTGCCCGCACCGCCCGCCCTGCCCCGGCTGCCCGAATTACGGCGAGCCGGGGATCGCGCGCGGAGCGGCGCTGCGGCTCGCCGAGCTCGCGTCTCGCGCGGGCCTGCCCGGGCCGGAAGTCCACGTCGGCGCGGCGCTGGGATTTCGCACCCGCGCCAGGCTCGCGGTTCGCGGCCGCGCGCGCGCGCCGAAGCTCGGGATCTTCGCGGAGGGAACGCACCGGGTCACCGACATTCCCCGGTGTCGGATCCACCACCCGCTCGTGAACGAAGTCGCCGCCGCACTGCGCCGCGCGATCCGCGCCAGCGGCGTGGCGCCGTATGGCGAGGACTCGAAGCTCGGCCAGCTCCGCTATGCGCAGATCGCGGTCGAGCGCGCCACGTCGCGCGCGCAGGTCGTTCTGGTCGGAAACGACGCGACCCCGGATCCGCTGCGCTCCACCTTCACGGCGCTCGAGCGCGAGCTCGGGCCGCGGCTCTCGGGGCTGTTCTGGAACGGAAATCCCGGCGGCGCGAACGCGATCCTCGGGCCGCTCTGGGAGCGCGTCTCGGGCGAAGAGGCGCTGCGCGAGACGATCGCGGGCGTCGACGTGTTCCAGCCGCCCGGGGCGTTCGGCCAGAGCCACGCCGGGCTCTTCGAGGTTCTCGCGAGCCGGGCGCGAGCGGCGGTTCCCGACGGCGCGCGCGTGCTCGAGCTCTTCGCGGGCACGGGCGCGATCGGGCTCGGCCTGCTCGGACGCGCGCGGAGCGTGGCGCTGAACGAGATCTCGGCGCACGGGCTGCGCGGGCTGGAGCTCGGAATCGCCGCCCGGCCCGCGGACGAGCGGTCGCGCGCAGAGATCCTGCCCGGCGACGCGGCCGACTTCGCCGATCGTCTCGGATCGGCGGACTCGGCGATCGTAGATCCCCCGCGGCGCGGCCTCGGGCCCGCGCTCGTCGACGCGATCCGGGCGCATCCCCCCGCGCAGCTCGTGTACGCGAGCTGCGGCCTCGACGCGTTCCTGCGCGAGGCCTCGCGCTGGCTCGACGCGGGCGTGCTCGAGCTGCGGCGGCTGGAGTGCTTCGCCCTGTTCCCGTACACCGAGCACGTCGAGACGCTGGGGGTGTTCGCCCGCCCGTAG
- the htpX gene encoding protease HtpX, with the protein MKRVVLFIVTNLAVLVVLGIVARLLGVDRAVPGQYGALLAFAAIFGMGGSFISLAISKWSAKRMMGVKVIAEPRGDAEQWLVNAVARHAQAAGIGMPEVGIFDAPQPNAFATGARRDSALVAVSTGLLHSMNREQVDAVLGHEISHVANGDMVTLTLIQGVLNTFVMFLSRVIGGIVDKAVFRSEREHGPGYFLSVMALQILFGLLASVVVFWFSRQREFRADAGGARLAGRPNMISALERLKAAHEQPLPDQLGAFGISGGGKAISRLFMTHPPLDERIAALRAMQG; encoded by the coding sequence ATGAAACGCGTGGTCCTGTTCATCGTCACCAACCTGGCCGTTCTCGTGGTTCTCGGGATCGTCGCGCGGCTGCTCGGGGTGGACCGGGCCGTGCCGGGTCAGTACGGCGCCCTGCTCGCGTTCGCGGCGATCTTCGGCATGGGCGGCTCGTTCATCTCGCTTGCGATCTCGAAGTGGAGCGCGAAGCGGATGATGGGCGTGAAGGTGATCGCGGAGCCGCGCGGCGACGCGGAGCAGTGGCTCGTGAACGCCGTGGCGCGCCACGCGCAGGCGGCGGGAATCGGCATGCCCGAGGTCGGCATCTTCGACGCGCCGCAGCCCAACGCGTTCGCGACCGGCGCGCGGCGCGACTCGGCGCTGGTCGCGGTCTCGACGGGGCTGCTCCACTCGATGAACCGAGAGCAGGTGGACGCGGTCCTCGGCCACGAGATCTCTCACGTCGCCAACGGCGACATGGTCACGCTCACGCTGATCCAGGGCGTGCTCAACACCTTCGTGATGTTCCTGTCGCGCGTGATCGGGGGAATCGTCGACAAGGCGGTGTTCCGCTCCGAGCGCGAGCACGGCCCCGGCTACTTCCTGTCGGTGATGGCGCTGCAGATCCTCTTCGGGCTGCTCGCGAGCGTGGTCGTGTTCTGGTTCTCGCGCCAGCGCGAGTTCCGCGCGGACGCCGGCGGCGCGCGCCTTGCGGGCCGGCCGAACATGATCTCGGCGCTCGAGCGCCTGAAGGCCGCGCACGAGCAGCCGCTCCCCGATCAGCTCGGCGCGTTCGGGATCTCGGGCGGTGGCAAGGCGATCTCGCGCCTGTTCATGACCCACCCGCCGCTCGACGAGCGGATCGCCGCGCTGCGCGCGATGCAGGGCTAG
- a CDS encoding YgiQ family radical SAM protein, whose translation MRRTKPASSDEFLPTSADEIRARGWTQPDVVLVSGDAYIDHPSFAAAILGRWLEANGYRVAILPQPDWRSAEAFRSLGQPRLFFGVSAGNMDSLINHYTANRKRRNADAYSPGGRTGLRPDRALAVYAQRCREAFPGVPVIAGGVEGSLRRIAHYDYWSDKVWPSSLVTSKAHALVYGMGEVAILEIARRLDAGLGVEGLRDLRGLAYLLGKSEAVPTHHFGGASGSDRDVVLPSFESVVADKSAFAVMTHDMHRETNPRNARRLLQKHGDRMLVVNPPTLALSEAQMDALYDLPYTRRPHPRYTEEIPAWQIIKDSIQIMRGCFGGCSFCSITMHQGRAIQSRSPESILGEVRALAQTPGFSGHVSDLGGPTANMYRMRCTKPEAEAVCRRLSCVHPTVCKLLGTSHEPTKALMREARAVPGVVKVHVASGIRMDLARKDPEYLDELAAHHVGGHLKVAPEHVSERVLARMKKPGIEAFEEFAERFEAASRRAGKEQFLVPYFIASHPGSTVEDMIELAIFLKQRGYRPRQVQDFIPAPMDLATCMYWTGLDPFSMKPVETARKLHDRKVQRALLQFFAPENYFTVHQALEQAGRADLIGDGPDCLIPSRPPREAIEARRQEAQDAAERATRPGYRRAAREGGKRGSPR comes from the coding sequence ATGCGCCGCACGAAGCCCGCCTCCAGCGACGAGTTCCTGCCCACCAGCGCGGACGAGATCCGCGCGCGCGGCTGGACGCAGCCCGACGTCGTGCTGGTCTCGGGCGACGCGTACATCGACCACCCGTCGTTCGCGGCGGCGATCCTCGGCCGCTGGCTCGAGGCGAACGGCTACCGCGTCGCGATCCTGCCCCAGCCCGACTGGCGAAGCGCCGAAGCGTTTCGGTCGCTCGGCCAGCCGCGGCTCTTCTTCGGCGTGAGCGCGGGCAACATGGACTCGCTGATCAACCACTACACGGCGAACCGGAAGCGCCGCAACGCCGACGCGTACTCGCCCGGGGGGCGCACCGGCCTGCGCCCCGACCGCGCGCTCGCCGTGTACGCGCAGCGCTGCCGCGAGGCGTTCCCGGGCGTGCCCGTGATCGCGGGCGGCGTCGAGGGCTCGCTGCGCCGCATCGCGCACTACGACTACTGGTCCGACAAGGTCTGGCCGAGCAGCCTGGTCACGTCGAAGGCACACGCGCTGGTGTACGGGATGGGCGAGGTGGCGATTCTCGAGATCGCGCGGCGACTCGACGCGGGTCTCGGCGTCGAGGGGCTCCGCGACCTGCGCGGGCTCGCGTACCTGCTCGGGAAGTCCGAGGCCGTTCCGACGCACCACTTCGGCGGCGCGAGCGGATCGGACCGGGACGTGGTCCTGCCGAGCTTCGAGAGCGTCGTCGCCGACAAATCCGCCTTCGCCGTGATGACCCACGACATGCACCGCGAGACGAACCCGCGCAACGCCCGCCGCCTGCTGCAGAAGCACGGCGACCGGATGCTGGTCGTGAATCCCCCGACGCTCGCGCTCTCCGAGGCGCAGATGGACGCGCTCTACGACCTGCCGTACACGCGTCGGCCCCATCCTCGCTACACGGAGGAGATCCCGGCCTGGCAGATCATCAAGGACTCGATCCAGATCATGCGCGGGTGCTTCGGCGGCTGCTCGTTCTGCTCGATCACGATGCACCAGGGCCGAGCGATCCAGAGCCGCAGCCCCGAGTCGATCCTCGGCGAGGTCCGCGCGCTCGCGCAGACCCCCGGCTTCTCCGGGCACGTGAGCGACCTCGGCGGGCCGACCGCGAACATGTACCGGATGCGCTGCACGAAGCCCGAGGCCGAGGCGGTCTGCCGGCGCCTGTCCTGCGTACACCCGACGGTGTGCAAGCTGCTCGGCACCAGCCACGAGCCCACCAAGGCGCTGATGCGCGAGGCGCGCGCCGTGCCGGGCGTGGTGAAGGTGCACGTCGCCTCGGGCATCCGCATGGACCTGGCGCGGAAGGACCCGGAGTACCTCGACGAGCTCGCCGCCCACCACGTCGGCGGCCATCTCAAGGTCGCTCCGGAGCACGTCTCGGAGCGAGTGCTCGCGCGCATGAAGAAGCCCGGGATCGAGGCCTTCGAGGAGTTCGCGGAGCGCTTCGAGGCGGCGTCGCGCCGCGCCGGCAAGGAGCAGTTCCTGGTGCCGTACTTCATCGCGAGCCATCCGGGCTCGACGGTGGAGGACATGATCGAGCTCGCGATCTTCCTGAAGCAGCGCGGCTACCGGCCGCGGCAGGTGCAGGACTTCATCCCCGCGCCGATGGACCTGGCGACCTGCATGTACTGGACGGGGCTCGATCCGTTCTCGATGAAGCCGGTCGAGACCGCGCGCAAGCTGCACGACCGGAAGGTGCAGCGCGCGCTGCTGCAGTTCTTCGCGCCCGAGAATTACTTCACGGTGCACCAGGCGCTCGAGCAGGCCGGACGCGCGGATCTGATCGGGGACGGACCCGACTGCCTGATCCCCTCGCGCCCGCCGCGCGAGGCGATCGAAGCGCGCCGGCAGGAGGCGCAGGACGCCGCCGAGCGCGCCACACGTCCGGGCTACCGCCGCGCCGCGCGCGAGGGTGGCAAGCGCGGCTCGCCGCGGTAG